A region of the Gigantopelta aegis isolate Gae_Host chromosome 11, Gae_host_genome, whole genome shotgun sequence genome:
taaccatataaccccatataaaataaaaaatgtgttgagtgcattgttaaataaaacatttctttctttcactactGACATAAGAATGTCCAGATACAATGGGATCAAAAGACTGTACACTTTTGTGAAACACAAAGGGACATAATTCTGCAACAGaaagaaggaaaggaaagaaatggtttatttaacgatgcactcaacacattttatttacggttatacggcgtcggacatatggttaaggaccgacTGCAGAGGAAACACCATGTTTTCATTTACAGTACTCTTTTCGAAGGAGcagcaaatgttttatatgcacgacagacaggatagcaacaCATGTACAGCATTTGACACCAGTTATACTGGCTGGGAcggaaatagtccaatgggcccacggacgggaatcgatcctagattctattatatgcaccatcccaacaCAGGGgttaccacagcatttgataaaccagtcggggtgcactggctgggacgagaaatagtccaatgggcccacggacgggaatcgatcctagatcaagggatcttttatatgcaccatcccacacagggtagcacataccacagcatttgataaaccagtcggggtgcactggctgggacgagaaatagcccaatgggcccacggacgggaatcgatcctagatcaatcgtGCATCAGACGAgtactgtaccactgagttacgtcctgcccccgcCACAGACAGAAGAAACAACATGAATATAAACTATTTATAGCATTTCAAGAAAACAGATATTTATGTTcccttattaaagggacagaccctagtttcaacccgtgaaaaaattaacactacaaacctgtaacacatttggataaaattacaacatgagtgaaacatgagtctgtgactttgaaatggtgaaataacctctaaaaatagactaaactcgactccataactgttacttctcagacgcacgtgcatttttaaaactatgagaaATGCTGTTTGTGATAtgaaaaacaccaggatgaccaaaagcacttcgaatgtacagaaatgaataacaaaaaataaaatctaagtaaagtatgatttaaattgtaacaaaacggctctaatagtaaaatatatgctatagtgtttaaaaactagggcgtgtccctttaatttagcCAGACTAAAATGATGGAGTTAAgttactgtttgttttgtattattacaggcttcaaacatttttttctcaCTGAAATATTCATTTTTTCCCATGACcgttattttaaagtttttaagaACTGTGACATtgtctattattattaatatgtttttgtttttttagggaaTGGGTTCAACTTTACAAGTTGTGGGGAAATTtctggaatgggaaaaaaacaaTGCACCCGCCAAGAAGGGTCAATCTTAAGACTCGAGAAGGTCAGGAAAGCTTTCTACCAAAAAAAGTAAATCCTGTCCCAAAATTTCAAAAAGgtatataatacacaattataataacaataatgatttcCTTGTACGTAATGTACAAGGAAATCGTTCCCAGAAACACTCAACTAACAAAGATGGCATAACTGcccaactaaaaacaaaaattacaataacaattataataacagTAACGATTTCCTTGTACGTAACGTACAAGGAAATCGTTCCCAGAAACACTCAACTAACAAAGATGGCATAACTGCCCAACTAAAAAGAAAATTTCATTACGTTccagaaaaaaggaagaaacaatgcactcaacaaattttaattacagttatatatggcgtcagacatactaTTAAGGTAGTGTTTTGCCCAACTTGTTTTGGTATGGTGCAGCACTATGCTTCTAGTGCCCTCTTGTTTTAATCAGCACCACAaagccctgagattaaacaagcctttttcactaattaattctaaaattgcctgtataaaacacccaaaaaggtattattaatttaataaaatatgccttttatatcttttgccattcatttattaaagcaagcatataaattacattaatgtttatttcaattaatttttgtgtatttttaatgaaaaacaagtgccctgaaaatggtgaaaatgccacaaaagtgtttggtctaccatgccgtgccaaatttctagggaaatcactataagGAATACAGATTAGTTAGCAAGGAAACCTGCAGCCACCATACAGTTTTTCCTGAAGTACtggttataatacatgtacttgtaaccTTTAAAGCACACCTTGtttaaacctacatgtatattttcctGAAgtactggttataatacttGTAACCTTTTAAACACACCTTGTTTAAACCTATATTTTTCCTGAAGTACTAGTTATAATACTTGTAACCTTTTAAACACACCTTGTTTAAACCTATATTTTTCCTGAAGTACtggttataatacatgtacttgtaaccTTTAAAGCACACATTGtttaaacctacatgtatattttcctGAAgtactggttataatacttGTAACCTTTTAAACACACCTTGTTTAAACCTATATTTTTCCTGAAGTACtggttataatacatgtacttgtaaccTTTAAAGCACACCTTGtttaaacctacatgtatattttcctGAAgtactggttataatacttGTAACCTTTTAAACACACCTTATTTAAACCTATATTTTTCCTGAAATACtggttataatacatgtacttgtaaccTTTAAAGCACACCTTGtttaaacctacatgtatattttcctGAAGAACTGGTTATAATACTTGTAACCTTTTAAACACACCTTGTTTAAACCTATATTTTTCCTGAAATACTGGTTATAATACTTGTAACCTTTTAAACACACCTTGTTTAAACCTATATTTTTCCTAAAATACtggttataatacatgtacttgtaaccTTTAAAGCACACCTTGTTTAAACCTATATTTTCCTGAAGTATTGGTTATAATACTTATAACCTTTAGAACACACCTTGTTTAAACCTATATTTTACCTGAAGTACTGGTTATAATATCTGCAACCTTTAAAACACATCTTGTTAAACCTATATTTTTCCTGAAGTACTGGTTATAATATCTGCAACCTTTAAAACACACCTTGTTTAAACCTATATTTTTCCTGAAGTACTGGCTGTATTTTCTCAATCTGCTTCGATATAAAGTCCACCTTTTTCTTGAAGTACTCTTTCCCTTGTTCAATATTCTGcaaacagaacaaaaataatgaaaaacaaaaattttaaattatactcAGCAAGacttgaaattcattttgttaATCTGGAATCAATCATTGCTTCTCTAATGTCATTCTGGAAGCAAACGATAGAAATTTAGGAGTTCTAGaaattaaacttcaaaattaGACTCCTTAAAAGACTTATAGTATAACTTTCTTTCAACAGCAATGTGGAAAACTGGATACTACATGAACAAGATAAAATGTTACAATTTATATTATCACTACTGAAAATTTGGAATTCTGAATACAGTTACACATGCAAGTTGTAGTCCAATGGGTTCCAGCACATTGTGGTATTGCAGGGAATAAACATGCTGACAGGCTGGCAAAGGAGGGAAGCACAATGGAACAGCCAAATCATCCAATCTCCTTAAACAAAAACGATAATTAAGAGAAAGTTCCGATGCACCCATGCTACAACCAAGGATCCAATCCATCATCTGGAGAGATACCAAGACACAACCATTTTAAGAAGAATTCtgaatacagtcaaacctggcCTTGCAGTCaccttgaccccccccccccctgcagaAACATTTTCAATGTAAATACACACATAATAAGCAGTCACCTGTTTAATATGACCACGGTTTGCCTAAATTGGATCCCATATCTCTAAAGTACCTACAGGCATTAAATGGCTACAGTATGGTAAATGTTTATtgtttgatataattatataaaaaaaagttattttaacaGCGATATAGGATGCAGGAAATATGCAATGTTCATACCTTCATAGAGACCAATATACCAACTGAGTCTGACATAATTATGATATCCACTGTGTATTAGTATGGAAGGCATCTTCATCAgcaatagaaataagcagaattgtTGACTATagctagtccaccggacaagtacatgtacatctagaaatctagtATTATCTACTTGTCcactaatattttcatttatccaaataaatgtttagttttatcAAGTACAAGGACCGTATTTTTGACTGCTCAAAAgtaaaaaagttttgttttatttaacgacgccgctagagcacattgattttttatcttatcatcggctattggacgtcaaacatatggtcattctgacactgtttttagaggaaacccgctgtcgccacataggctactctttttacgacaggcagcaagggatcttttatttgcgcttcccacaggcaggatagcacaaaccatggcctttgttgaaccagttatggatcactggtcggtgcaagtggtttacacctacccattgagccttgcggagcactcactcagggtttggagtcggtatctcgattaaaaatcccatgcctcgactgggatccgaacccagtacctaccagcctgtagaccgatggcctgccacgacgccaccgaggccggtgactgctcaaaatgaaactgcattgaaattttttacttgtccactggataACCATTGAGGTACTTTTCGCTTGTCCGAGCAGACTTTCACTTGTctggacaaacggacaagtgcttatttcgaacactgtacACATACAAGTAATTATCTCTGGGTAAGCTTTTCACTTGTAAATGCAtctactatgacaatacacccgCATGAAATTATGGTAAttaaatgaaaagagaaaacaaactttgagaGGGAATGAATTCCAAACTGTTAAATTAAGGCGACGTGTCGAAACATGATTAAAAGTAAACTATTGAACAAATATCCATTAATTAGCaacagaaaacatttaaaagacaGTAATGTGGCAATTTCAAGTCAGTGGCCAGCCGTCTTAAGCAGTCACTTTTGTCACCGAATAATCAGTTACCATGGTAAAATCATGTCAACCGCCTTCTGAATacttaagattttgaaatgttgtccactgaaatataaatgttttcaacATAGAACCCTGTGCCAACATCCACCAATACCACCTCCATTTTAGAGAGTTTACCAGGAACATATGACATACAAACCTTTTCAACATAGAACCCTGTGCCAACATCCACCAACACCTCCATTTCAGAGAGTTTACCAGGAACATATGACATACAAACCTTTTCAACATAGAACCCTGTGCCAACATCCACCAACACCTCCATTTCAGAGAGTTTACCAGAAACATGACATACAAACCTTTTCAACATAAAACCCTGTGCCAACATCCACCAATACCTCCTCCACATTTCAGAGTTTACCAGAAACATATGACATACAAACCTTTTCAACATAAAACCCTGTGCCAACATCCACCAATACCTCCTCCACATTTCAGAGTTTACCAGGAACTTATGACATACAAACCTTTTCAACATAGAACCCTGTGCCAACATCCACCAACACCTCCCATTTCAGAGAGTTTACCAGAAACATATGATATACAAACCTTTTCAACATAAAACCATGTGCCAACATCAACCAATACCTCCTCCACATTTCAGAGTTTACCAGAAACATATGACATACAAACCTTTTCAATATAAAACCCTGTGCCAACATCCACCAATACCTCCTCCACATTTCAGAGTTTACCAGGAACTTATGACATACAAACCTTTTCAACATAGAACCCTGTGCCAACATCCACCAACACCTCCATTTCAGAGAGTTTACCAGAAACATATGACATACAAACCTTTTCAACATAAAACCCTGTGCCAACATCCACCAATACCTCCTCCACATTTCAGAGTTTACCAGAAACATATGACATACAAACCTTTTCAACATAAAACCCTGTGCCAACATCCACCAATACCTCCTCCAAATTTCAGAGTTTACCAGGAACTTATGACATACAAACCTTTTCAACATAGAACCCTGTGCCAACATCCACCAACACCTCCTCCACATTAGAGAGTTTACCAGGAACATACATCTGAACGTCTGTCAAGGAAAAATATCACCTTCTACTGAAACAGTTTAAGATATCGGCAGGGTTCACACCGTCCACtgccaaacaaaaagaaagaaagaaatgttttatttaacgatgcactcaacacattttatttacggttatatggcgtcagatatatggttacggactacacagatattgagagaggaaacctgctgtctccacttcatcggctactcttttcgattagcagcaagggatcttttatgtgcaccatctcacagacagagtagtacataccaccacctttgatatgccagtcgtggtgcaatggctggaacgacaaaatagccaaatgggcccacttatggagattgatcccagactgaccatgcgtcaagcgagcgctttaccactgggttccGTCCCTCCTCCAAATCAGCCAACtgctaattttgtttaaatacttaatattttagaaaataaaatgaaatttaacctagtacaaatagtagaacgatcagaaacatgtttaatatacagccactaatattttatgcagaaaaatatattttgatatgttATAATTGCAATCgctaaaaagtctttgttattcgataacatttaaaaaattgcagaaaacacAGGAAGTAACTTCATCTTCCAAATAATTCGCCTTCAAACATAGATCTATGCAAAAAGAACAAGTGAATGCTTTTCATGATACAAGGGAGCTAACTATAAACTGCTAAAAAGGGACATTAAATTTAGTTAACCTACATGtgtacaaacctgcaacacatttggataaaatctgtgatgtttaaatagggaaatattgtctaaaaataactagagcttgtctcgataaccattacttctcagacgaacacgtgtgtttagaattatgaaaacatTTGGGGGTATTACCAAAACTCATatgaccaggggcctaattcactaaactctcacaactctgtgatctcgcagtgcaatgctaaaagatttgcaaagaggatgctttgctGTCTAACAGAGACcgttgtgaattaggccccagaaccacttcaggtgtacgaaaataaatattctaaataataaaatgaaagttcTTCTAATTTGAATGATCAAAAACgactttaatacatgtagttaaaaatTATAGTCTGCCATTTTAATCTAAGTTAGACCTGCAGCAaataatcactcccctcaattttGTTCCCATGCAGACATATCCGAAATACTTCCAAAATTCTTAATATTTGCCCACTTGTTGGCCATATcggaaatatttacaaaatttctGAATATTTGCCCACTTGCTGACCAGATcggaaatatttacaaaaaaaattaaaatctgccCATTTGTTGACCAGGTCGGAGGGGGGAATGCAGCTCGCACTTATTgccccaaaaatatatatacaggatatatccaagatttttttttatcagagtTTCACATCTGACTGGACTGGGGAAATATACTATAAagagggcttctagattatggtagccccactcccatggctagtgatattcaatgctgggctagtaaataactattatttttctttgttaaatgttgcagttaagtctattttgtaaatatgaatatctccctctttaattgacatatctgattattactattattattatttagtcaaattgtattaacttaaagtaaagtagagctagtgaatttttaattgaggctagtggattttataaacattctagtAGCCCTGCTAttaatcaggaaatgttagcaaGCATAAAACTTTAGCAAGGCCATACAAGATGCTAATATTTTGTGATGCTAAATTTAGAGATGTAAAATAGAccatcctgaaaaaaaaaattgtgactaaattgtcggtgattaactgaACACACAGCAATGGTTACATGCTACTGATTAAATTAAAATGGATAGTAAACAACAATATTGATTTAGCATGCACATTctgcaattttctactaaaATTCAGCTGTCTGTAAGCCGCTAACGTCAAAatagataaaatatattatttaacctGATCATACAGCTTGagctttttctctttttttttccagtttcTGACATGACGACCTCGCTAAAATTTTATCTcgctaatacatgtatttggctTGTTGGTTTTCGCTAAATGTTAAGATCgctaatatttaatgatttacagAATGTGATATGATCAAGGCCACTGAATGACAGAAGTAGTAAAGTGAAGGATACAGAGCTAGTAAGCGGCACGAGTATTTCCTTGTTGAGGTTGCTGGTGTTGAGTTTGTGTAGACACTCGCCAGACTCCACATACTTCCCCTGCGCCATCTTCAGCTGGTTCATCGAGTTTGTGAAGAACTCAATCTCCTgaaaaaggaagaaggaaatgttatatttaatgacgcactcaaaatattttatttacggttatatggcgtcagacatatggttaaggaccacacagattttgagagaggaaacccgctgtcaccacatcaagggctactcttttcgattagcatcaagggatcttttatattcgccatcccacagacatggtagtacgtaccacggcctttgatataccagtcatggtgcactggctgaaacaagaaattgcccaatgggcccagcaaCGGGGATCGATgtcagaccaaccgcacattgagtgagcactgtaccattgggctacgtcctgcccgtactgaagaaaaaaaatgtatatatatcaagcctctgaaaatctgtgtgacccatttatcggttaaacgcagaaataaatccaggtaacccatttcctttttgcataaccaGTTATATTCAAATAAATGGTGCTTCAAATTATGCACGAACAAAAAATAGGCTACGCAAAATTAAGATTTGTGTGAGCAGCGTGCGAACGAAACGATTGTTCTTGCACgttttcagaggcctgtacATTGTATAAACATGTCAGGGTTCTgcattaaaggaatgctaaagcaaggcttttggactggtgtgcatattcaacgatacataatgcacattattgcttaatatcaacaagaaTAATcgcatagttaattaataaaacgcttaaatgtgatggctattatatataacaggcacagccattttgaaccatcccagtgaatacaccatctggcaagctggtggttatgtaatacctaacgtgtcacgtcaggaattagtcttcgaactgaagaaacaaaacatacctcaTTTTTCCGGATGCAtcgcagtgttctgtaataatatctatcccagtaacagcaatgtgtatatgtggtttatatttcagtacaaaataaaccagcatggtcaaagtgttgaaataactgtattatattttgtataaattaaTCCACCTTCTGAAATAATAGTAggagtgttttcttgtttaattggtcttttcttttcgtggcctgtacctgtggctcttgattggcaggtgtatatttagacggtccctagacactgtgtctagacgcactaaaaagacgtgcctcttttattaagatcacagggtattgtgtgataacctcaaatcgtaatggactttaccagctttattactgtaattaattctgtaaaacccttgattaagtagactttcccatcttaaatcacaaaactgaccaaatgcgtagtcccagagaaaagaaaattatcacttgggtatcgtgagtggtcgtttttgctcgaacatatcctaccaataggcctaataatatgcattttttctttggattaaaaaaaaaaaaagtactataactccatttcgttatattgatgcaaattgaaatatatttagttaaatagtttattatactatcaagtcatttatgttgttttacatgtcaggttgatgaaagcgaagcgccttgtcgaaaattagagcatttgtttacactgtgcatacacttttaacaatatttgcTGGTAATGCTCCCCGCCTACTGCATAAAATAGCCGATCCccctttaaacaaaccaaaaacacataaaaaataaaacctttccattgctgaaatgaaatataacttttattgtgtacatacatacaaatggatactgaTATATATAGGACACAACAGATATTAtggaggctgttaaaaatactaaaCATTACACATGTAATTAGTTACTGAcattttcttaaacacaggctTACTGTTGTATTATCTGTAGCCTGAGGACTTTAacggtaagagagctaaacggacatttagacagttATCAACTCTTTACAGGAAAAAACCGgacagcaccccctttcaataCTGGAGACAGGCACAAcagttttcattattataatagttatcTCAGAGGCAGAGGGCAAATGTAACTGTTAAACTGTccaattttaaagggacataccctagtttcagcccgtgaaaattaacactaagtttaattaatctacaaacctgtaacatatttggataaagttacaactgagtgaaacatgagtctgtgactttgaagtggtgaaataccctttaaaaatagactaaaactcgactccataaatgttacttctcagacgcacgtgcatttttaaaaatatgagaaatgcattttgtgatattaaaaacaccaggatgaccaaaaacacttcgaatgtacgaagattgataatctaaacaataaaatctaaagtatgatttaagttatcaaaaacggttataataatCAAAactatgcgttagtgtttaaaaactagggtatgtccctttaaattatcaTATTATGTATAGTTCGTCCCAcgggaaacactttttttttcggAGCCTGGTGATCTCGCCCTGCCGAGTTcgccaggacttattttcatcgttaggcgaagttatatatctactgtcattatcagcatgtttttgtgccaaaactacagggttataccacttatactatttttgtgttgggacacgctgtggcgagatcgccatatttacttctgtgttgcatgtctgtttagcgaagtcgccagtacattataactcaacaatattcaagttacaagcagtttaatgtttacttcattaagtaaatacatgtgcagtagtcatgttttgattttcttgttgtaaaatgtaatacattggtaGTTTACATTTCTGACGATTTCACTTGCAAGCCGGGGCGAGATTGCCaggatttttcttgtttaagtttacattttaacgattattttatatatactaaatactaaAGTATGTACTGAACCGACGAGGTTGCTATACATCGTTATTCTATGAtaagtgttgtttatttataataaatacatggaCAGAATTCGCATGTTATTTATTACCATTGTGTAATGTTAATGTGTTTAGATATATTTCACTTTTTCAGActggggcgagatcgccaggattttctACGATTTGGATTTCTGTTGGGCGAAGTCGCCTACATATTACATGACAATATCTTCATGGgtacagtttattataataaatacatgtaaagtacacatttatggtttgttttcagcacgtaatgtaaaaaaataataattttacatttcttattatttcactttttcaggCTGTGGCGAGATCACCAGGATTTTCTCAGTGTAGCATTTTTATGTTGGGTGAAGTTGTCACACGTTATTAGTACTACGCAACTATTTGTCATAAGTGCACACACTGAGGTTCAAGttggtataataaatatatgaacaagacaacattcatttattgttttgtttttttcaaaaacactttagttttattttcttctttagttACAGAACAAACAGTTTTACAGCGTCATGCATGATCATGAATGTgcgatgggacggactatagttaagCACAcaaacggcagagtactcgggtccGATACAATTAATTATCAGTACAAACACACGTAGTTTAACGGTAACTGAAACATTAAAATACCTGATCGATTTGCTGCGATAACTGATTGAGCTGTGCTATAGGAAGTTGCGATATGTCTACCGGTTGACTTGTTTTCGTCGCCATCGCTATTCTCAGACTGTTAATACCTTCACTGCTACGCCGTAAGTCTCAGCTGAAAACGCAACTACTAAACACTAGTCTATTTGGAAGTAGTTTTGACAAGAGAGATAACTAGATTACAATTTAGTATTTCATTTTGTTATGCTTATCAAAGCAAAATGTTAAACACGACGAGTATAATACATCGAATGcgatatatattgaaaacataCAATAATAACCTCAAATAGCCACTATAATTTACATTCCCTATAAATGCTATCTTTGTAAATTTGCCTAACATGACGAGGTGGCCGAGTGGTTAAGGCGATGGACTGCTAATCCATTGGGGTCTCCCCgcgtgggttcgaatcccatcCTCGTCGAAaacatttttgtcttttttcatttcatttttataattagTTTAGCTTAGTTTTCGTTTCTGTAGAAAGGAATGGAATATATGTGACTTATTCGAAActtctaatttttttaaaattcaaaataaacattttattgattactttaaaaaaaagaaaaaaaaggggaaagttacccatcccaaccagtcACTTAGCGCTGCACGAAAAACCGTGCACTGGTGTAGCCATGCTTTTATATTAGTGGACATCCATAGTGAGAGGGTGGGGGCGACCACATTGGCTATGAGTCATGTTATCTGCAGGAGACAGGGGCATACATAAATAagatcagtggcggatccagaaaatccagtGATATGAGGCGAAATGTCAAGGGAACTTTTGGGGGAAGTTTGGAGAGGGAtgaacattaatatataataaaattctaactatcgcaaaattaaggtggggagggggtgggggtggcgggCCTCTGATCCGCCTCTGTGGCAAAAGGGaaaaaaattgtcccatgtccTCCTCTGCATGGCTACGCCAGTGGAATCGTGGTATTTACTGTCATATCTTTGGGAACGTGTATATAAACTATTTCTATCTATTTTATCGATAGGCGTAGCAGCCGGTTTCTTCACCTCTGTAATAGTGTCTCCCGACCAAGTGACATTTATctaagacaccaaataacc
Encoded here:
- the LOC121385386 gene encoding prefoldin subunit 5-like, with the protein product MATKTSQPVDISQLPIAQLNQLSQQIDQEIEFFTNSMNQLKMAQGKYVESGECLHKLNTSNLNKEILVPLTSSMYVPGKLSNVEEVLVDVGTGFYVEKNIEQGKEYFKKKVDFISKQIEKIQPVLQEKYRFKQVVMEVLQMKVSQQVATQQSATQQSASQQSASTSAAVKS